In Myxococcales bacterium, the following proteins share a genomic window:
- a CDS encoding amino acid permease: MEAAPESTALGPPPAERTLGLLAATGIGVGAIVGGGFIVLAGAAFRAAGPAALLAFALNGAIAAVTALSFAELGTAFPESGGAYVFAKKILSVRAAFAVGWVLWFAYIVGAVLYALGFAAFFSELCADAWRATGSQAPAFLTGRRAVLVLSVLASGGYTFALSRHSTGGGQWPTIGKLIVFGVLIAGGLWALGVRKGDPIAADLSPFMPNGLLGVFTAMGTTFAASQGFELVSAVGGEIRDPLKNVPRATLLCLGASLLIYLPLLFIVATAGTPAGTTIAAMSEKNPDTVTALAAREYLGSFGYLLVMVAAVLSTLSALQACLLAASRVAFTMAIDRTLPSLLGERHPTRGTPVMALYATLLAVTAISFMVPNLAAAGSAAGLIFLVSFALAHWTAYLARRRGGAPEGAFRAPFFPLVPVVGGVCCVALSLFQAVAEPAAGAVSAIWLGLGVLLYIGAFSSRAQMADARAEARDPELLKLRGRSPLVLVPVANPDSAAGLVEVASALSPPDVGRVLLLSVVKKPQGASDTPPLSLVRAQDVLVEALTRAMGRGHSPEALMTIADAPWTEIERIARTRQCEAVLLGLTRLDETRTLNELESLLNQVDCDVAVLNAPPGFELAAARRILVPVGGRGRQHNLRARLLGSLSRGSRREVSFLRVLAESTPDPVLREAEQSLARLAHDEAGGRPKALVVKADDSVQAVVELAADTDLLVLGLPRVAGKALFGEFALNVARGARCATIMLSQGR; encoded by the coding sequence TTGGAAGCTGCTCCCGAATCGACCGCACTCGGTCCGCCGCCGGCGGAGCGAACCCTCGGGCTCTTGGCCGCTACCGGCATCGGCGTCGGCGCCATCGTTGGCGGTGGATTCATCGTCCTGGCCGGCGCGGCGTTCCGCGCGGCGGGGCCCGCCGCACTGCTCGCGTTCGCCCTGAACGGCGCCATCGCCGCCGTAACGGCGCTCTCGTTCGCGGAGCTCGGCACCGCCTTCCCCGAGTCGGGCGGAGCCTACGTCTTTGCAAAGAAGATCCTCTCGGTGCGCGCGGCGTTCGCCGTCGGCTGGGTGCTTTGGTTCGCGTACATCGTCGGCGCCGTGCTCTACGCCCTCGGTTTTGCCGCGTTCTTCTCGGAGCTGTGCGCCGACGCCTGGCGTGCGACCGGCAGCCAGGCGCCCGCGTTCTTGACCGGTCGCCGCGCGGTGCTCGTGCTCTCGGTCTTGGCGTCCGGCGGATACACCTTCGCGCTGTCGCGCCACTCGACCGGTGGTGGGCAGTGGCCGACCATCGGAAAGCTGATCGTCTTCGGCGTGCTGATCGCCGGCGGGCTCTGGGCCCTGGGTGTGCGAAAGGGCGACCCAATCGCCGCCGATCTGTCCCCGTTCATGCCCAACGGCCTGCTCGGTGTGTTCACCGCGATGGGCACCACCTTCGCCGCCTCGCAGGGCTTCGAGCTGGTCTCCGCAGTCGGCGGTGAAATCCGCGACCCACTGAAGAACGTCCCGCGCGCCACCCTGCTCTGCCTCGGGGCGAGCTTGCTCATCTATCTGCCGTTGCTCTTCATCGTCGCCACCGCGGGCACACCCGCCGGCACCACGATCGCAGCCATGTCGGAGAAAAACCCCGACACCGTCACCGCGCTGGCCGCCCGGGAGTATCTCGGTTCGTTTGGCTACCTCCTGGTGATGGTGGCCGCGGTGCTCTCCACCCTCTCGGCACTGCAGGCGTGCTTGCTCGCAGCGTCGCGGGTTGCGTTCACGATGGCCATCGACCGCACGCTGCCGAGTCTCCTGGGAGAGCGGCACCCGACCCGCGGCACTCCCGTGATGGCGCTCTACGCCACGCTGCTCGCGGTGACTGCGATCTCGTTCATGGTGCCGAACCTCGCCGCCGCGGGTTCTGCCGCGGGCCTGATCTTTCTGGTGTCCTTCGCGCTGGCGCACTGGACGGCGTATCTCGCCCGCCGCCGAGGCGGCGCGCCGGAGGGGGCCTTCCGTGCACCGTTCTTCCCGCTCGTCCCCGTCGTCGGCGGAGTGTGCTGCGTCGCGCTCAGCTTGTTTCAGGCAGTCGCCGAGCCCGCGGCCGGCGCCGTCAGCGCCATCTGGTTGGGGCTGGGTGTCCTGCTCTACATCGGCGCGTTCAGCTCGCGGGCTCAGATGGCCGACGCCCGGGCCGAGGCCCGCGACCCGGAGCTGCTCAAGCTTCGCGGACGCTCGCCGCTGGTGCTCGTCCCGGTGGCGAACCCCGACAGCGCCGCGGGCCTGGTCGAGGTCGCCAGCGCGCTCTCGCCGCCAGACGTCGGCCGAGTCTTGCTGCTCAGCGTCGTGAAAAAGCCCCAAGGCGCGAGCGACACCCCGCCGCTCTCGCTGGTCCGCGCTCAAGACGTGCTGGTCGAAGCGCTCACCCGCGCCATGGGCCGCGGGCACAGCCCGGAAGCGCTGATGACGATCGCCGACGCACCTTGGACCGAGATCGAGCGCATCGCCCGCACGCGTCAGTGCGAGGCGGTCTTGCTCGGGCTGACGCGGCTCGACGAGACGCGGACGCTCAACGAGCTCGAGTCGCTGCTCAACCAAGTGGACTGCGACGTCGCGGTGCTCAATGCACCCCCAGGTTTCGAGCTGGCCGCGGCCCGACGCATTCTGGTGCCCGTCGGCGGCCGAGGTCGACAGCACAACCTGCGCGCTCGCCTGCTCGGCAGTTTGTCGCGCGGCAGCAGGCGCGAGGTCAGCTTTCTGCGTGTGCTCGCCGAGAGCACCCCCGACCCAGTGCTGCGGGAAGCCGAGCAGAGCCTCGCCCGGCTCGCCCACGACGAGGCCGGTGGCAGGCCGAAAGCGCTGGTGGTGAAGGCCGACGACTCGGTGCAGGCCGTGGTCGAGCTGGCTGCCGACACCGATCTGCTGGTGCTCGGCCTACCTCGCGTGGCTGGCAAGGCCTTGTTCGGTGAGTTCGCTCTCAACGTCGCTCGCGGCGCCCGCTGCGCGACCATCATGCTCAGCCAAGGCCGGTGA
- a CDS encoding potassium transporter Kef, whose product MSSILVLVGLLVLAYLGSILVGGRAIRGYGLPSGAEYVILGFVLGPHALRVVDRSTLAALEPVAQVALAWLALVVGVDYGFVGDRRIPMRRLAGGVLLSLGCALGVAGAFAVYAQAFTSLAGRQLLIACIGVGAVSCETTRHAVRWVVERYEASGPLSDLVADMADGDDVVPLVAITVAFAMAPSPGIMQALPVWAFTATTLGVGVLLGALASALLRVESRVTETWGILLGAALFGIGTATRLGKSSLGLLFALGLTISVLAGRRGEIRTMLDRTEHPVILPVLVLCGAYLDLSIPERLPILVFVVLSARAATKWVSGQLLRLSPAGRGAGRLLGFGMLPSGAVTMAFGLAFAIRFRGEVGQTVLLVATAVTLFGELLGPTSLRLALRDVGEIAAPPSSRTGAGLSSRPPAEQK is encoded by the coding sequence GTGAGTTCGATCCTCGTTTTGGTCGGCCTGTTGGTGCTGGCGTATCTCGGAAGCATTCTCGTCGGCGGCCGCGCAATCCGCGGCTACGGACTGCCTTCCGGCGCGGAGTACGTGATCTTGGGTTTTGTGCTTGGACCGCACGCGCTCCGCGTCGTGGACCGCTCCACCCTGGCTGCTCTCGAGCCCGTTGCTCAGGTCGCGCTCGCGTGGCTGGCACTCGTCGTCGGCGTCGACTACGGCTTCGTTGGCGATCGTAGGATCCCGATGCGGCGGCTGGCGGGCGGTGTGCTCCTGTCGCTTGGATGCGCGCTCGGCGTCGCCGGGGCGTTCGCCGTCTACGCGCAGGCGTTCACGTCGCTCGCGGGCCGGCAGCTGCTGATTGCCTGCATCGGTGTCGGAGCCGTGTCGTGCGAGACAACCCGACATGCGGTTCGCTGGGTGGTCGAACGCTACGAAGCCAGCGGTCCGTTGTCTGATCTGGTCGCCGACATGGCGGACGGTGACGACGTCGTGCCCCTCGTGGCCATCACGGTTGCGTTCGCCATGGCTCCCAGCCCGGGCATCATGCAGGCCCTACCCGTGTGGGCGTTCACCGCCACGACGCTGGGCGTCGGAGTGCTCCTCGGCGCCCTCGCCTCGGCCTTGCTGCGGGTCGAGTCCAGGGTCACCGAGACATGGGGGATCTTGCTCGGTGCTGCGCTCTTCGGCATCGGCACGGCGACCCGCCTGGGGAAGTCGAGCCTGGGCCTTTTGTTCGCGCTCGGCCTGACAATCTCCGTCCTGGCCGGTCGACGCGGCGAGATCCGCACCATGCTCGATCGCACGGAGCACCCGGTGATCCTCCCGGTGCTGGTGCTGTGTGGCGCCTACCTGGATCTCAGCATCCCGGAGCGGTTGCCGATCTTGGTGTTCGTCGTGCTCTCGGCGAGGGCTGCGACCAAGTGGGTGAGCGGGCAGCTGCTCCGCCTCTCCCCGGCCGGGCGCGGCGCAGGCAGACTGCTCGGGTTCGGCATGCTGCCGTCCGGCGCCGTGACCATGGCGTTCGGCCTGGCCTTTGCCATTCGCTTCCGCGGTGAGGTGGGTCAGACGGTGCTGCTGGTAGCGACGGCGGTGACCCTCTTCGGTGAGTTGCTCGGCCCGACTTCGCTCCGGCTTGCATTGCGAGACGTCGGCGAGATCGCGGCGCCGCCTTCCTCGAGGACGGGCGCCGGGCTGAGCAGCCGTCCGCCCGCGGAGCAGAAATGA
- a CDS encoding sodium:proton exchanger, translating into MSAPASGKSLTTRLTQLVTLVALFGSLWLGIRIVPEFHGAGSLIGALGFLLLAGTLASELCEVVSLPHLTGYILAGVIAGPHILHLLDHETVSRLSIVNTLAIALISLAGGAELVIGDLRKAAKSLLSATLFQSLLVFVLSAAMFMAIARFIPFTREMPSAGVFAVALLWGVLAVSRSPSAVLAILSQTRARGPVASFSLAFVMSSNVVVLVMLAFGMMFARQLLVPGAEASFEDFEVLGNQLLGSASLGTSLGLLLALYLRFVGSQLTVVLLALGYGLTEGLHYLHFDPMLTFLIAGFVVRNFSAQGTKLLTAVEQTSSIVFVVFFAAAGAHLDIPLLASLWPLALALGGGRALATWIAHRIGGRVAKDSPMVRRWGWAALVPQAGLTIGFLVVISRVFPAFGPEFASLCIAIVTVNEVVGPILFKLALDRSGETAPEAREINAPPAPTEQPATPM; encoded by the coding sequence ATGAGCGCGCCGGCCAGCGGAAAATCCCTGACGACACGCCTCACGCAGCTCGTCACGCTGGTCGCCTTGTTCGGCTCGCTGTGGCTGGGCATCCGCATCGTCCCGGAGTTTCACGGCGCCGGGTCGCTGATCGGGGCACTGGGTTTTCTCCTGCTCGCGGGCACGTTGGCGAGCGAGCTGTGTGAGGTCGTCTCGCTGCCGCATCTCACCGGCTACATCTTGGCGGGCGTGATCGCCGGGCCCCACATCCTGCATTTGCTCGACCACGAGACCGTGTCCCGACTATCCATCGTCAACACGCTGGCCATCGCGCTGATCTCTCTGGCAGGCGGCGCCGAGCTGGTAATCGGAGACCTGCGCAAGGCCGCCAAGAGTCTGCTCTCGGCAACGCTGTTCCAGTCCTTACTGGTGTTCGTGCTGTCGGCGGCGATGTTCATGGCCATCGCCCGCTTCATCCCGTTCACCCGTGAAATGCCCTCGGCGGGGGTGTTTGCTGTCGCGTTGCTGTGGGGTGTCTTGGCCGTGAGCCGCAGCCCCTCGGCAGTCCTGGCCATCCTGAGTCAGACCCGTGCGCGTGGCCCCGTCGCGAGCTTCAGCCTGGCGTTCGTGATGTCTTCGAACGTCGTGGTGCTGGTGATGCTGGCGTTCGGCATGATGTTCGCGCGCCAGCTCCTGGTCCCCGGCGCCGAGGCATCGTTCGAAGACTTCGAGGTTCTGGGTAATCAACTGCTCGGCAGCGCATCCCTCGGCACTTCCCTCGGCCTGCTCTTGGCCCTCTACCTGCGCTTCGTCGGCTCCCAGCTCACGGTCGTGCTCCTGGCGCTCGGATATGGCCTGACTGAGGGGCTGCACTATCTACACTTCGATCCGATGCTGACCTTCCTGATCGCCGGCTTCGTGGTGCGGAACTTCTCCGCGCAGGGCACCAAGCTCCTGACGGCGGTCGAGCAGACCAGCTCGATCGTCTTCGTCGTCTTCTTTGCGGCGGCGGGAGCACACCTCGACATTCCGCTGCTCGCCTCGTTGTGGCCGCTGGCGCTGGCGCTCGGGGGCGGCCGCGCGCTCGCGACCTGGATCGCCCACCGCATCGGCGGGCGGGTGGCGAAGGACTCGCCGATGGTACGCCGCTGGGGCTGGGCCGCCCTCGTCCCCCAAGCCGGCCTGACGATCGGCTTTCTGGTGGTCATCTCCCGGGTATTTCCGGCCTTCGGCCCGGAGTTCGCCTCGCTCTGCATCGCCATCGTCACGGTCAACGAGGTGGTCGGGCCGATCTTGTTCAAGCTCGCGCTCGATCGCAGTGGTGAAACCGCGCCAGAGGCCCGAGAAATCAACGCGCCTCCGGCTCCGACCGAGCAGCCGGCGACCCCGATGTGA
- a CDS encoding mechanosensitive ion channel family protein has protein sequence MSNRAHRAARALAISGAAFALSFVGVAAAQAPRASQATDLELTPPPPKPAAGTAADAAVAPPDASAAADLVDVPTPPPPEPPPTASAARPEPAPTVPEGAPPVSSTPAPAPSAAARDASEVRLGDTPIFPVRVGFRNQSPRTRAMAASAALTAALKTQKPEDVRVEERADAVMIFAGPSPIIELSAEDATAAGEANVKDYAARVTAKIREAMRREQNRSAIATTVFSLSLVVLAALLAIYLLRKVAEFAERAQSYLIAHPERVPRLRIYSLEVVHPAALRSALLVSFGAGRFAAQLSVIYFWLLGSLSLFDATRPYTEKLTAMVVSPITNLLGRLVGTVPLVVVTLPAAVVLLVVLRFIGTFFDAVARGETRVAWLPTELAAPTSLLLRLGLVAAALAFGAPVVTGDSEGAMSRTGSVLLAALGLGATPLLATLLVGAAFSYSKRYREGDLIRVAGQLGRVTKLGMLEVSLRAEDGAELRIPHLASLLKPSETLTSGRVSVDITVAADQRAAATRELLATAAGSFGRDLECQLVHADADGLVFRVSVTADAEDAPARLLTLLVDALVEHGVPLGRGRALGGA, from the coding sequence ATGTCCAACCGAGCTCATCGCGCAGCGCGCGCACTGGCGATCTCGGGCGCGGCCTTCGCCCTGTCCTTCGTCGGCGTCGCTGCGGCCCAGGCGCCACGTGCGTCGCAGGCCACCGATCTCGAGCTGACGCCGCCTCCCCCCAAACCGGCTGCTGGTACCGCCGCAGACGCCGCGGTGGCACCACCTGATGCGAGCGCCGCGGCAGACCTGGTCGACGTGCCGACGCCACCGCCGCCGGAGCCTCCGCCAACGGCGAGCGCAGCGCGACCGGAGCCAGCGCCGACTGTGCCTGAAGGCGCACCGCCCGTGAGCTCGACTCCCGCGCCCGCGCCGAGCGCCGCCGCTCGCGACGCATCCGAGGTGCGGCTGGGCGATACCCCGATATTTCCGGTGCGCGTTGGTTTCCGAAACCAGAGCCCCCGGACGCGCGCCATGGCCGCCTCGGCCGCGCTGACCGCAGCCCTCAAGACCCAGAAGCCCGAAGACGTGCGAGTCGAGGAGCGCGCCGACGCGGTGATGATCTTCGCGGGCCCGAGCCCGATCATCGAGCTCTCGGCCGAGGACGCCACCGCCGCTGGCGAGGCCAACGTCAAGGACTACGCTGCGCGCGTCACCGCCAAGATCCGCGAGGCGATGCGACGCGAGCAAAACCGCAGCGCCATCGCCACCACGGTCTTCTCGCTCTCGCTGGTCGTGCTGGCGGCGCTCCTGGCGATCTACCTCTTGCGCAAGGTCGCGGAGTTCGCGGAGCGGGCGCAGAGCTACCTCATTGCGCACCCCGAGCGGGTGCCGCGACTGCGGATCTACTCCCTCGAGGTCGTACACCCGGCGGCCCTGCGCAGCGCGCTCCTGGTGAGCTTCGGAGCCGGCCGCTTCGCCGCGCAGCTCAGCGTCATCTACTTCTGGCTGCTCGGCTCGCTCTCGCTGTTCGACGCGACCCGGCCGTACACCGAGAAGCTCACCGCGATGGTGGTGTCGCCCATCACGAACCTGCTGGGCCGCCTGGTGGGGACGGTGCCGCTGGTCGTCGTCACGCTGCCTGCCGCGGTCGTTCTGCTGGTGGTCCTGCGGTTCATCGGCACGTTCTTCGACGCCGTCGCCCGCGGGGAGACCCGCGTGGCGTGGCTGCCCACGGAGCTCGCCGCGCCCACCAGCCTGCTCTTGCGCCTGGGGCTGGTCGCAGCGGCGCTTGCCTTCGGAGCGCCAGTGGTGACGGGCGACTCCGAGGGTGCGATGTCGCGCACCGGCAGCGTGCTGCTCGCGGCGCTCGGGCTCGGTGCCACTCCGCTCTTGGCCACGCTCCTGGTCGGAGCCGCGTTCAGCTATTCGAAGCGCTATCGGGAAGGCGACCTGATTCGCGTCGCAGGCCAGCTGGGTCGGGTGACCAAGCTCGGGATGTTGGAGGTCTCATTGCGCGCGGAAGATGGCGCCGAGCTCAGAATTCCGCACCTGGCTTCGCTGCTCAAGCCGAGCGAAACGCTCACCAGCGGTCGGGTGAGCGTGGACATCACCGTGGCGGCCGACCAGCGCGCGGCCGCGACGCGCGAGCTGCTGGCAACGGCAGCGGGCTCGTTCGGTCGCGACCTCGAGTGCCAGCTGGTGCATGCCGACGCCGACGGCTTGGTCTTCCGCGTGTCCGTCACTGCCGATGCTGAGGACGCTCCTGCGCGGTTGCTCACGCTGCTGGTCGATGCCCTCGTCGAACACGGTGTACCGCTCGGGCGGGGACGGGCCCTGGGGGGGGCGTGA
- a CDS encoding serine/threonine protein kinase yields MVLQIPDNDESLSVLAQQEITSQREPGVTFRLGSMLGTGAMGIAYFGMRHSRDGKSPVVLKLLKPHYVRQAGDTAKLVVDKEATALARLNSRVPPTPFVVRMIDAGVLPVIYGGRTLELPWLALEYVHGGAEGTTLTERVAYSVDKTGYAFDAARAALAVECMAKGIDAVHEVGVIHRDLTPNNVLCCGYGDSEIFKITDFGLARPIGMNATFGGIVVGTVGYAPPEQAALDDRRIGTWSDVFTFAVDLYFMLTGRGLFPTRVAMDSLALIRAPERTSVLESSMLNPDLREQPAACAGIDLALRLATASRPEDRPRTAQMFASMVLPWLKGGPRSASSRRAESIAPVVQPPVEAQTAWNWTVRHRPGDDHVVRSVAWDGDGRCLAATNHGLRFWNGTGWLASPMDELPNERGIRFVQRVSAGSWLVGGDQATLATYSADGVSEVVRGPSPEVSFAYASGEFADLAVVVGESDNRPPVLYALSSRRWLKPLRLDEVARVSSVARVGDDRWLIAGRRSDGAGFAALYYPLLWQVDMLDIPRVRALLSCAGRADRRLGVATGSEGLVVCVDDNGASHWFLKGKPDLPAAAVDVAGRIWASGAGCIFMREPGAEFFQPVWQDPDWVAPIVSLFADVGMVIAMSADGGIVEGRRAGADAVGSTERAG; encoded by the coding sequence GTGGTGCTCCAGATCCCTGACAACGACGAGTCGCTGAGCGTGCTCGCGCAGCAAGAGATCACGTCGCAGCGCGAGCCCGGAGTGACGTTTCGCCTCGGGTCCATGCTCGGGACTGGCGCCATGGGCATTGCCTATTTCGGCATGCGGCACTCGCGGGACGGGAAATCGCCCGTGGTGCTGAAGCTGCTGAAACCGCACTACGTGAGGCAAGCCGGCGACACGGCCAAGCTCGTCGTCGACAAAGAAGCGACCGCCCTGGCGCGGCTCAACAGCCGCGTGCCGCCTACGCCCTTCGTGGTGCGGATGATCGACGCCGGCGTGCTGCCGGTGATCTACGGCGGCCGCACCCTCGAGCTGCCGTGGCTCGCCCTCGAGTACGTGCACGGTGGCGCAGAGGGTACGACGCTCACGGAGCGGGTGGCCTACAGCGTCGACAAGACCGGTTATGCCTTCGACGCGGCTCGCGCGGCGCTGGCGGTAGAGTGCATGGCCAAGGGCATCGACGCGGTGCACGAGGTGGGGGTGATCCACCGAGATCTCACGCCGAACAACGTGCTCTGCTGCGGCTACGGTGACAGCGAGATCTTCAAGATCACCGATTTTGGTCTGGCGCGCCCGATCGGCATGAACGCAACCTTCGGCGGGATCGTCGTCGGCACGGTGGGCTATGCCCCACCCGAACAAGCGGCCCTCGACGACCGCCGCATCGGGACCTGGAGCGACGTCTTCACCTTCGCCGTCGATCTGTATTTCATGCTCACCGGCCGCGGCCTCTTTCCCACCCGCGTGGCAATGGACTCGCTGGCGCTCATCCGGGCACCCGAGCGCACGAGCGTGCTCGAGTCGAGCATGTTGAACCCGGATCTGCGCGAGCAACCCGCGGCCTGCGCCGGCATCGATCTGGCGCTCAGGCTGGCGACCGCGTCCCGTCCGGAAGACCGCCCGCGCACCGCGCAGATGTTCGCGTCGATGGTCCTGCCCTGGCTCAAGGGTGGCCCGCGCTCGGCATCCTCACGCCGAGCTGAGAGCATTGCGCCGGTGGTTCAGCCTCCGGTCGAGGCTCAGACCGCGTGGAACTGGACGGTGCGCCACCGACCGGGCGACGACCATGTGGTACGCAGCGTGGCCTGGGATGGCGATGGGCGATGCCTGGCGGCGACCAACCACGGGCTGCGGTTCTGGAACGGCACCGGCTGGTTGGCATCGCCGATGGATGAACTGCCGAACGAGCGCGGGATCCGCTTCGTGCAGCGCGTGTCGGCGGGCAGCTGGTTGGTCGGCGGGGATCAGGCAACGCTCGCGACCTACTCCGCGGACGGAGTGTCGGAGGTCGTGCGAGGTCCGTCCCCCGAGGTGAGCTTTGCGTACGCCAGCGGCGAATTCGCCGACCTGGCCGTGGTGGTCGGAGAGTCCGACAACCGCCCCCCGGTGCTGTATGCGCTCTCGTCGCGGCGTTGGCTCAAGCCGCTCCGGCTCGACGAAGTCGCGCGCGTCAGCTCGGTGGCGCGCGTGGGTGACGATCGCTGGTTGATCGCGGGTCGACGCTCCGATGGCGCCGGGTTCGCGGCGCTCTACTACCCGCTGCTTTGGCAGGTGGACATGCTCGACATTCCGCGGGTCCGTGCGCTGCTCTCGTGCGCGGGGCGCGCCGATCGGCGGCTGGGTGTCGCTACCGGCAGCGAAGGTCTCGTGGTTTGTGTGGACGACAACGGCGCGAGCCACTGGTTCTTGAAGGGCAAGCCAGATCTCCCGGCGGCGGCGGTCGACGTCGCCGGTCGCATCTGGGCCAGCGGTGCCGGGTGTATCTTCATGCGTGAGCCGGGGGCCGAGTTCTTCCAGCCCGTGTGGCAAGATCCCGATTGGGTGGCGCCCATCGTGAGTTTGTTCGCCGACGTCGGCATGGTGATCGCGATGAGCGCCGACGGCGGCATCGTCGAGGGCCGGCGCGCCGGAGCGGACGCGGTTGGGTCGACAGAGCGGGCGGGCTGA
- a CDS encoding methyltransferase domain-containing protein — protein sequence MLVARATSRAPPAEPMSWLLAKIYDRFMQKSEQACLSEWRRELIGREHGDVLEIGAGTGANLAHYSPKLSRLVLCEPDRHMRRSLVARAADSVLHPEILAASAERLPCDARSIDVVVSTLVLCSVPDPELTLREVRRVLRPGGRLVFIEHVAAAAGSPRLAWQERIEPLWVRMVAGCHLTRRTDQLMQRAGFEIVSLTRESMRKALPFVRPSIRGIASVA from the coding sequence ATGCTCGTCGCGCGTGCCACTTCTCGAGCTCCGCCCGCTGAACCCATGTCCTGGCTCCTCGCGAAAATCTACGACCGCTTCATGCAGAAGTCGGAGCAGGCGTGTCTCTCCGAGTGGCGTCGCGAGCTGATCGGGCGGGAGCACGGCGACGTGCTCGAGATCGGCGCAGGGACCGGCGCAAATCTCGCGCACTACTCGCCGAAACTGTCGCGGTTGGTGCTGTGTGAACCGGACCGTCACATGCGACGAAGTCTGGTCGCGCGGGCGGCGGACTCGGTGCTTCATCCGGAGATCCTCGCTGCCTCCGCAGAGCGTTTGCCGTGTGACGCCCGGAGCATCGACGTGGTCGTATCGACGCTCGTGCTCTGCAGCGTACCGGATCCGGAGCTAACGCTGCGAGAGGTGCGCCGTGTCCTCAGGCCCGGCGGTCGGTTGGTTTTCATCGAGCACGTCGCGGCCGCCGCCGGCTCGCCGCGCTTGGCCTGGCAAGAGCGCATCGAGCCGCTCTGGGTCCGCATGGTGGCCGGCTGCCACCTCACGCGCCGGACCGATCAACTCATGCAGCGAGCGGGCTTCGAGATCGTGTCCTTGACCCGCGAGAGTATGAGGAAGGCGCTGCCCTTCGTACGGCCGAGCATTCGGGGCATTGCCAGCGTCGCGTGA